CGCAAAAATGTGCAACGACTGACAGATTGTGCAGTCTTGGTTTAAAGCTGTGTTTTGTATAAAGCGGTAAAGCTCCTCCCCAAACCGTGTAGCAATGTCTAACTGAAGTAGAAGCACTGCTTTGGAGGATACAACCATTTCCTCTCTCCTGGTGGCTGCATCCTGTCACAAGGTGCATCTTTATGCCTCGCTTTTGGttgttttggtttgtgtgtgtgcatgtgcatgcatCCTCCTGAGCTTACTGGTGCAGTCCAGATTTACACTGATGGGAACAAGGGAAGACATCTGGATGCAAAACACTGACAACCTCTATTAATAACCCTCACAACAAGGTCATAGTGACATCATCACAGGGTAGTTACAGTGATTTGAGCAGGAAGGTAAACAGACATGAATAGaatcaaagaaaaaccaaaacaaaacaggagaatACAAGAGAAATCTAGAAATCTCAGGTTCCTAGTTTAGCCGTTATGGCCTGTTTTGTAAATTCCTGTATATAAGACTCACTGACCATAACAGCCACTATCTGAAAACAGCATCATTGTACAAAAGGGTGGAACAGGAAAGGCTATCTGGATTTCATCAGCTGGCCTGGACGACGTGTGCTGTACTAAAATCTTTAAAAGTTAACAGTTAGCGGCTCTGCACGACTTTTATCGGTCGAACTTGCAAAGTTGATCGATGTTAAGTGCTGTCACCACATTTCTGTATGTTTAAGCAGTCAGTTCTAATGTTTCTTTTCCCAGATCCGCCATGCCGCTGCTAATGTGCTAAGAGAATGCTGGCTTCTTCATCGTGCAAACGTGACAAAGGGCAACCGCGGTGAGCACAGAAAACACCAGAGATGCCTTCTGGAAGCCATCAGAGTGTGAGTTACTGTATTGCAAAATAATACCTTCAGGCAGGATGTCTGCGTGCGTGTTTCAGTCTGTGTGAGGGATGTACAGTATGTGGGTGGTGGTCTGTGTGCCTTACATGTGTATTTTATGGGTCATTAACTAATTGTCAACATGCTTAACCACAGAGTCACCAGTTTAAAGAGGCTAATTTAGATCACTAATTAGATTTGTTTGCCTCTTTTATGTGGACAGGATATGTGTGAACAAGTGTCTGCTTTATTATTCTTCAGAGTCCAATGTAAAGTTCTTCCTggcaagtaaataaataaaggccccttttttaaatgattatttgaAGTGTTTGAAAATAACTGACAAGCTCTTGTGCAAACCTTTCGGGAGATACTTTTAAGAAGAATcgctttttttcctccataaATTGTGTCTGCTTGTAGTTGAACAAGTGGATTACACAAGACAGGATGTCCAAAGCGCTGATCATGTGGTCCATTATCCTGACAACAGCATTACATGTGCGAGAATATGTCAGCCTGTGTGAACGGGGTCGTACTTCCTGCTTTGAACTGTTCTGAACTATTATAAATAAACCCTGTGTGGAAAGTGTGAGAAGAAGGCACCTCTCTACTTTAAGAGTTACAGTATATACTGTAATGAGACCCTTATGCTGTCTGACCAGGTGCTTGATTGCAAAATTGGTTTTCACGTCTTTGTTAGCTGATTGTCTGGATTGTCTATTTAAGGTACTAAATTTAGACCTTTTCCACGTTCCTCGCAAACCTTCTAGCAATGTTTTATAGCATTTCAACAAACTCAGTGTGACTCTTTCCATACTGAGTAATGGAATACTTGATTGTCAGAATATTCCTCAAATCAGAGTTTTGGTAAGTGTTTTATCTCAATGTAGTCACTCATATTGGATGATCAACACTTCACAGCATTTGTTTTGTTCCCATTCCTGTGCCTCAGTATAGCATTTAGaataaggtttaaaaaaatacagtttgaattTTTCCACGTGGCTCAAAcatcacatttacatttgttttgttttttttaacttcacagATTTCGGCATTTACGccttaaacaaagaaaactaaGAGATTACGTCAGTGAGATGGTGGATCTCCCAAAGGTAAATAACAGCACATATGATTCACTGTAAAACTCCATTTATTTACACTTACCGACCATTACATTTGGTATACATGCTCAATCGTTCTGTAATACAGATCTCTAATCACCCAATCACCTGACAGctactcagtgcatttaggcttGTACGTCAGGTCCAGGCGACCAGCTGAAATTCAAACCatgcatcagaatggggaagaaaggtgatttaaatgactttaaaacaGGGTTGTTGATGCCATACGGGCTAGTCTGCGTATTTCATatatctgctgggattttcccacacagccatGTCTAGGGGTTTCAGAGAATGctctgaaaaaaaggaaatatccAGTGACCAGCAGTTCCCTGGCCACAAACTTCTTGTTGATGTCAAAGGAGACTGAGCAGActggcaacagtaactcaaatctcaaataaccactttttACAACCAGgctatgcagaagagcatctatGAAAGCGCAGcatgttgaaccttgaagcagatgtgctacagtagcagaagaccacactgggtgtgACATCTGCCAGCTACGAGGAGGAATCCAAAATTCAatattgttgtttgtttggggtttctTTGAAGACATAGAGGATAAATGCATACAAAAAATGTGGATGATGAGATTTTAATTTGTCAGACGTGAACAGGCACAGAAAAGGTTTCcatgaagaaaaaacacattaaaaagacATCACCCAGTGAGAGTCACAAATGTAATTCTGGAGCGCTGTAATTGCTGGAATTATATGAAAATGTGCCCAGTTTCACTAAGTAACCCGTTCTATGGTTACTTTACAGTCAGTTATGGTCTAACAATCTACTCCTGCTTACTGACTGAGTGCAGCTGAGCCGcagcatgaaaaacaaacagcttcaaacaaaacaaaaagcgatccaaatgtttttgtctgattCCCTCAAAATCACTGTCAATCAGTCAGTAATCCACACAAACTCTGCAacatacttttaaaatgtatctgCACAGAGTTCAGTAACGTTAGACTTTTGGTTCTAGTTTGAACTccaagtgtgttttttttcaaagCCAAAATATTTGTGTTGTGTGGTGGATTTCAACAGATGCAGATGATTATGTGCGACCTCAGTGCCAACTGGAATAACTCCTATCGGGAGCTGGAGCAGCGAATCCTCTCCATGGAGCAGAAGCTGGACGAGCTGAGTCGCTGCTTCCAACAAACGTCTGATCTGCTGTCTCAGGCTGTACGCCACCGCAACCCAGAGATCAGGTAAACAACACTTACAGATGCCAGTGTCACTGCACAGATCTGCTAAAAACACACTGCAGGATGTCGTATATCATACGTATATTCGCTTTGGAGAATAAcaaaattattttgttgttttttttgtaggtGACACGACTACACACAGTTGTTAAAAACAGTCCGTAGTGTTTTCATCTGAAGTATCCATGAATCCTCTCCAACCAGAGCTGCTTTAGACTCTTAACATGCTGAACCACTTGGAGGACTGGCATACTCACTAAAGATCATCTTTTGGCCCCATTCTGAGTGCACTGCACAGTGACTCACTGCTGTTAAATTATACAGATAAAATAAGACCTAAATTCACTGCTGGGAAATCCGAGTGCATTTTCAGGAAATTTGCTGGATTTTCAAGCAAAGGGATTTGTGACGGAGCCCAAGAACTGACCTGATCTCAGTCAAGGACTGTGGAGGATCCTTTAATCTGCAATAACAACAGATCTGTAAACTGCTATTTGCAAGATATTATTGATGCTGTACATTCCTAGCTTATTCCTGTGGAATAAGCcattttgcatgttttaatttttgcagTACTTCAGTGTTAATCCAACCATTTTTCCTTCATCAGAGACATACAATGCCTCAATAATTCATCACTGTTGTGCTCTCCTGTAGCCCTTTAAGTAAAGGTtgaatgaaaatgtgtttaacGGTAAATGGACTTTGGTGAGAGAAAAGAATGAAGTGAATATCAAATTAAGCTTGATGAAAAGAGTTTTATTGCAAACTGTAAGTCGAAGGGATCCCATGGCTATTAACTGAAACTTGCAGACTTGCGTCGGCAACAGTTTGACGGAAGGAAAACATCCAACACGTTACACCTGTTGAGAATGAAGAAACTTCAGTGGCCTTATAAGCTCATCTTTTAGCAATCCAACTGCTCCATCTAGTGGTCACATGattaaacaacaaaatgtttggGACTGCTAATATTAAATCACATaacaataatcataataataaaaaaaaatacacgaTTTTCTTCTTGATAATTTCTTCAGTGTCTCAAAGGAGCATAACATTTTCAGCTGtactaaaacagaaaacaagattAATCAAACCGCCGTACAAATGTCACTAATAAGAAAGCACTTTGTGAGAACAGCTGCAAAACTGGACCAACTCTATCTCTCGCGCTCTCTCTGGAGGATTAACTGGAGTTTTGTTTAAACTTAATCCAGTGCTGGAAAAAAAACTCCTTGTTGGCtaccttcattttttttttttttttttaaattttattttttaactccAGTAGTTAGTGTAGCAGCAGAGAAATGTATGTGAACCTAAATATGTAACATTTGCACATGGTAAAAACATGTTAATAACCATCTAAGACATGCTTACAATTCAAAGTCATTTAGAATGGGTGCGTTTATGTTTGCTTTATGCTTTATTTCTGTCACTGGGGGACACATGAATTAAACAGAATGGTGACAAGCAGGTGTCATGTGTGGAATATCTATTTTGATTTGTTGCTTGGAGAAATAAAAGCTGATCTGTTCGTACTTCTGTCACATCGTAGGCTTCTTTGATTTGTTACTTGCTGTCCTGTTTTTAAGCTGGTGCCATATGTATGCTGAAGGCCTGAGAAACAGTTCTCCGCAGTCGCACATGAAAGTCATTCTGCACGTTCTCTTGACTTTTCTTTTCCACGTGCAGCCAGAGGGAGATTTCTTTAGAGACCGGCCCTTCAGGTGCTGCGCCAGGAGTTTGGCTCCTGTGAAAGTGTCcccacagctgacacagatgTAGCTTATGGCCTCCGCGTGCTGAACACAGTGTCGCAGGAGGTGCAGCCGGTGTTTAAAAGCTCGTCCGCACGGGCACTGGTGCGACCGGCGGCCTCGGTGGAGGTACCGGTGGCTGATGATGAGCGAGGGCTGCCGCAGGACGGCGCCGCACTGCCTGCAAGGGTAAGGCACCTTGGAGCGCCAGCTGGTGTTCATGCGTTTCATCAAAGCCAAACGATGGCTGTCATTCTCAAACATGGCCAGGATGGTGGGCATTGGTTGTGAGGGGGGGTTAGAGAGCGCACCCTCTTGGTTTGTGTCAGGGGGGCTGGAAAGGACAGCAAAAGGGGCATGAAGGTGACTTGAAGGCAGTTGGTTTGGCTGAGCTAGGGCACCATTTGTCCCTGACGTTTGGCCATCACTGTGTGTTCCATTAATGGCCTTGCTCACGAACTTGGCTGACTGGAGCTGGACTTTTGTGCTCTGGGCTCTTCGGTTATCCTTTCCATTCACCAGTGATGGAGTAGTAAAAGTGCACGCCTTGGTGCTGACCACTGACGTGTGAACTTTGGTTACGTGCTCAACTAAATATTTCTCAGAGGTAAAAAGGAATTTGCATATGTTGCATGCTTTCGGCATCGACTCAGAGCAGAAGAGCACCAAAGGCGATTTGCTCCCTTTGGGACACTGGTGGCTATAGTACAAGTTCTTATGACTGAAAACTTGGCCACAGATGTCACAGGCATACAGAGCCAAGTGGTGTTTCTTAACAGCACTCTCAGTTAGAAAGGCCTTCTTGCACAGAAAGCATTGATATTTTACTCTCACGCCACTGCAGTGCAGCATGTGGAGCTTAATTGACTTAAACGGACCTCTGCCACACACTGTGCACATTACACTGTTGGCAGCAGGAAAGGGTGCACATGTCGTCTGGGAAACTGGACAGTCTGAAAAATGACCAGAATCATTGGGCAAACTGGAGTTGGAGCGAACATCTGTTTCAGAGTGTTCTGGATGCAGTTTATTAGGTTTAGAGTGTGTCATGACTTCATCTTCAGAAGCAGAGCTTTTTGAATCTTCTGCCATGTCGGAATCACTTTCAGTGCTAATATCTTCATCATCTGCACCCAGTATATACGCCACACTGTTTTTAGGTGTCTCAGGCTTTATCTCAGCTCTCTGTTTAGACCTCAGTGCTGACAGTGAGTCACGTTGAACAGTATCTGCATTTTGCTGCATTGTCTTCTCCTTAGGAGAGCTGTCACTGCTCTGCCTCTTACAAATCAAAGAGGAATCTTCTTGAATAAACTCAGAGTCCGTACAGTGTTTCCCTGCATGCTTGTTCAGCTCCCAGACATTGCTGAAAAACTGATGGCATTTTTTGCAGACTGGTGGCAGATGCGCGTTATCCAGGTGTGTGGAGAGTGATGTCAGGCGACGGAAAGTAACCTTGCAGATGTGGCAGGTGGCTTTGGTATTGTGGCTTTTATAATGTGACATCAATTTCTTTAAGTTGTGGATGTTCTTCCCACATTCCCAACATTTTGCTGCCGGTTGCACATCTTCGTCGCTGCTCGAGGCTGCTGACATAAGTAGCTGCGCAGTCTGTGAATTTTAAgcagaaaagacaaaaatctCTTGAAATGTTTGAGATCAAATCCACATTTGAGGTCAAAACACAGTCATCAAAGCAGAAATCACACATGCAGTGTTTAGTCCCTTTAAATCAAACTCTGGTATATTTTCCCCCTTGATGTGGTCCGTTTGTGCAGGTGTGAGCACAATAATTGCACTCGGGTGTGGGCCAAAACAACCGCACCCAAGATCCCATTGAGGAGGTGGACTAACGCCAGAGCGGTTTGTTAAGGTGTGAACGCAAGCTGATCTCGATCAATCCCAACTACCAGCTTTGGTAGTAAATACAGGAAGAATATAACACCTTCTTCATGTATTTACTTTTGTACCTATAGGCCCCAGACACATGTGGCCAATGAGTGGACTGAACACTGTCACATGTTCTGTAGTGATGCACTTCGGTTCGCTTTGAGTTCTCTTGAATTCTTCTGTGTGAAAAGAAACCAAATCACAGAGAAAAGCTACAAGTTTACAAACTCAACTGATTCAGACCACAGGAAACAAACTACGGGTGTGAACACGCTCCTAAGATTTACAAACACAGAACACTGTCTGAAATGGCTCAACAACCAATGGTTGAACTAGATTTTCTATTGAACCACACATTGATGATtacctgacattttttcccaCAAATCTGAGGCTCTGTGAGAAAAATCTCCAGAACAGTTGCTGAACCCTTGTGCTCCCTTGTGTTGCTACAAAATTTTAACTTGCCCAGCAGGTTGGTTTTGTCTACATAAAGTTGGAATTAAATTCTCATAAGCCTACAAACTCTTAAGTGCCATCTAGTTAACATTAACAACTGCCTGTTAACTTGcacagacagtataaaagaCAGATGCCGCTTTTGTGTCTCAAAAGTGAAGCCAACCTCAAAGTGTCTTAAACTATCATTCTTTTCAATGGCCACCAGGGGAAGATGGCTGTTAAATTTATGGTCTCTCGGTACTCTAAATGTTGGTGCTTCTGAgcattagaaagaaaaaaaatgtgctctTTGGCCTATGGCTTGTCACAGTTAGATCTGCTCCTCTCACTCATCACATGTTGTTTTAAAACACCAAGAACGGGTGATGCCACAGTAGTTATACCAAATAAAAGATGAACCTATGACTAGCTCACAGCATATCATTAACTAAGAGTTCAGCCTCACACACCTGCTCACATGGCTGCAGGCTCCTTGTTTGTACTTATGATGTGTGAAGATATGAAACATAACTGAACACAATACAGAAATGAAGATTCATGTGATTTAGCATTTTCCAGCAGAATGCCCCCAAATTAATTTCTTTACATAGGTATGAGCAGTAATAAGTACTGCAACAGTGAAATGTGTCAGCATTGTGGACTataaaagagacagaaaaatacATCATTCAGTCAATGAAATATTAACCCATGATGAAGCCACTAGATTAGAATTTTTACAGTAGCCATTTTAGCTTTttgaaaccagactgaaatgGTAATGGCACTAATGGAAACCTGAATTAACTAAATTAACTTGTATTCAAAAATTGAAAATACTCATCTGAACACAGAGCAATGTAGCTGAAGGCTGTTTTCCATATAGACTTCTGTATAATCGGATGCCTGTGGGGTCTCCATTGTTTTGCTATTATGTGAGTTGCTCCCTGTTGGTCATTAGATGGAATGGTTCAAGGAATGTTTAAGGAACTTTAgcactggcttcacttttcagaaccagaagctacatccatcttttatatggAAAAGTTAAAGAGCTTCTGATATGGCAAATATATAGTATATAGTTTTTAAACCTTATTGTAAAGCAAACCTGCCCAACTTTTAAAGTCTTTCTGGTAATTCTTTAGCACAAGTTGGGTTGTACAAGTCTGTACTAGCAGTTTTATGCCCTAATGGAATTAAAGTTAGTTAACCAACTTGCAACATTTATTTCAAGAAGAGTGTGAACCCTAAGGTAGTCAAGTGGCAATCCGTGAGGCAGAAAAAATTAAGTCATCATGGAAATGCTAAAAACTACAGTTCCAagttataattaaaaaaaaaaaaaaaatccactttcCAAATACTCAAGTATTAAAAGTCCTAAATTTGTTCTTAAAAGACAGGTacagaaaaactgttttgaCTTCCATTAATTCCCCTGTTTACTGCAACTCCACAAAAGGCTGAATATTTTTGTAACTCAACATCGAGT
The genomic region above belongs to Oreochromis niloticus isolate F11D_XX linkage group LG11, O_niloticus_UMD_NMBU, whole genome shotgun sequence and contains:
- the si:dkey-79d12.4 gene encoding zinc finger protein 91 isoform X2, with the translated sequence MSAASSSDEDVQPAAKCWECGKNIHNLKKLMSHYKSHNTKATCHICKVTFRRLTSLSTHLDNAHLPPVCKKCHQFFSNVWELNKHAGKHCTDSEFIQEDSSLICKRQSSDSSPKEKTMQQNADTVQRDSLSALRSKQRAEIKPETPKNSVAYILGADDEDISTESDSDMAEDSKSSASEDEVMTHSKPNKLHPEHSETDVRSNSSLPNDSGHFSDCPVSQTTCAPFPAANSVMCTVCGRGPFKSIKLHMLHCSGVRVKYQCFLCKKAFLTESAVKKHHLALYACDICGQVFSHKNLYYSHQCPKGSKSPLVLFCSESMPKACNICKFLFTSEKYLVEHVTKVHTSVVSTKACTFTTPSLVNGKDNRRAQSTKVQLQSAKFVSKAINGTHSDGQTSGTNGALAQPNQLPSSHLHAPFAVLSSPPDTNQEGALSNPPSQPMPTILAMFENDSHRLALMKRMNTSWRSKVPYPCRQCGAVLRQPSLIISHRYLHRGRRSHQCPCGRAFKHRLHLLRHCVQHAEAISYICVSCGDTFTGAKLLAQHLKGRSLKKSPSGCTWKRKVKRTCRMTFMCDCGELFLRPSAYIWHQLKNRTASNKSKKPTM
- the si:dkey-79d12.4 gene encoding zinc finger protein 91 isoform X1 — its product is MSCTNRLLLPVFVDRTAQLLMSAASSSDEDVQPAAKCWECGKNIHNLKKLMSHYKSHNTKATCHICKVTFRRLTSLSTHLDNAHLPPVCKKCHQFFSNVWELNKHAGKHCTDSEFIQEDSSLICKRQSSDSSPKEKTMQQNADTVQRDSLSALRSKQRAEIKPETPKNSVAYILGADDEDISTESDSDMAEDSKSSASEDEVMTHSKPNKLHPEHSETDVRSNSSLPNDSGHFSDCPVSQTTCAPFPAANSVMCTVCGRGPFKSIKLHMLHCSGVRVKYQCFLCKKAFLTESAVKKHHLALYACDICGQVFSHKNLYYSHQCPKGSKSPLVLFCSESMPKACNICKFLFTSEKYLVEHVTKVHTSVVSTKACTFTTPSLVNGKDNRRAQSTKVQLQSAKFVSKAINGTHSDGQTSGTNGALAQPNQLPSSHLHAPFAVLSSPPDTNQEGALSNPPSQPMPTILAMFENDSHRLALMKRMNTSWRSKVPYPCRQCGAVLRQPSLIISHRYLHRGRRSHQCPCGRAFKHRLHLLRHCVQHAEAISYICVSCGDTFTGAKLLAQHLKGRSLKKSPSGCTWKRKVKRTCRMTFMCDCGELFLRPSAYIWHQLKNRTASNKSKKPTM